The Xiphophorus maculatus strain JP 163 A chromosome 5, X_maculatus-5.0-male, whole genome shotgun sequence nucleotide sequence CAGTGTACTGTAGTTTAactcatattttattctatCTACTACCAACATGTACTACAGCATAATTGTTGTGCTGAAAAAAAGGGATTCGTGACTTTTCTTCCATAATCAAACTCTAAAGTCAAGCATGTACCTTGTAGTCAGTGATTACCCCCTTATTCTAGCATGCCTTTATAAAAATCCAAAGTAACCAATTGGCTGTACATGTATGTGATTTATGCTGCACTttgtagcactgttgccttgatGTAAGATGTCCTGGGTCTGATTTTCCCCCcagggtactccagcttcctcctacAGTAATACACCAGtgaggttaattggtctctaaattgtccttaaGTGTTCATGGTAGTTTATTATCAGCATGTCTGAAACTACAACCTTGTTGCATAAGTCTCAAggattttaaagatgttttatcaaggtctcagaggtttgttagacaacttcaaagaaaaagacagcaacacacacaccaatATTTTCAGGGAATAGATTGTAGAAAAACATACAGCAGGGTTATCTCAAGTCGGAGTACCAAAGAGTTAAAAAGCTGGAAACAATAACCAAGGCAAATGAGGGAGATAACAAATCTCCATAATTTACTGCCATggaatgacagaaaatgttcctGGGAAGGATTTTGCCACAGCAGTAAAAGATAATTAATGTATCTAGTAAAGACTGGTACATGTCTTTACCAATGGAGACAGCTGTATATTTGGATGACCATGTCTGAAACTACAACCTTATCGCATAAGTCACAACAGGAGTGAAGAACTCTTAAAGGAATGATTACTTAAAgctcaaaagaaacaaaacagattttagtaTTAAATGATGTAATgtggtaaaataatatttaatttagttaatgCAAAAAGAAAGTTATAAAATGCTTATGCTCATATCCAGgtgtcttttattaaaaaataaatataaaagataGCAGACGGTAGATTGTCACTTTCCAAATGGGATGGTTTTATTTGGAGGGCTCCACGGTGGAGGACTGTCCCGAAGTATTTCTTGTATCACTCTTTcgtcttttctcctcctctgctctcgatccttttttatctgtttgaaaAGCAAACAACAGTGAATATTTCTGCTCTTATCCGGTTAGATTTTCTTCAGCGTTGCTCTTACCAGCCAGTTTTCAAAGGTCTCTATGGCcatcttgtctttttcttccttcaggtACAGCTCTTCTTCtgcctttgttttcatttcttcacGCTCCCTCTTGAGCTTTTCGTGAAGaacatctttctttttgtcacacCTTATTCAGGTGAAGAAAACAGGTAAAACAGATTGGGTTAACATTGACCTTAttgcaaaaggtgtttgttGTAGAAGGGGTTAAAACAGGAACATCTAACTGAGTGCGCCACCTTGTGGTTGGTGATTTTTCACAACCACATAGACGAGAATGAGGCAGGACAGAAGAATATTTTCAGCAGACGTGAGGTTGAACTGAATCTGCTGGGATGGAGTGGCAATACACTTCCAGCAATcatttcagtaaaattattttaaaaacagagacagacatAATGTAATTTATACTCACCAGTCAGAAAAAGCAGATTTGCTTTCTCTctgcctttcttcttctttctcctgcTTCTTCAGCTTCTGTTTACTTTCAtccactttctgctttctgtttctgtctcggAGCAGCTGATCATGCTCACGCTTCCAGTTCTCAAACACCTTTGTTATCGAAACACTGATCAGTATCAAGCTTACACACTTTCATGTCTCTTATAGTTTCAAAATGcattcaaaataatttgtatCGGCACCTGTTTGGCAGattgtcttttttcttccttttcttcacCCTCCCTTTGCTGTTTTCTAatcatattttgtcttttttttgcttcGGCTTTAAggctttctgctttcttttctttccaggcTTCAAAAGAAGCGTTGGCATCTTCCTTTTTAGACTCCCTGTCCTGTTTATGGGCAGACAGACGGCCACTCATGTAATGTCAATAACTACGTGTTCATATTTACTTTAGAGATGGTAGAAATAAACTGAGATTCACCTTTTTCTGTTGTTCCTTCATACgctcttctttcttcttcagctgcatgTTCTCTCTtgacttttcctttttctttttgagccATTCCTGTTGTGAGTACAGAGGGTTTATATGTACTGCAACACTCCTTCCAACCCTCCTTCCATTTTGACCTAATCATTGTGATGATTAGGTCAAATGATTTATCACATTGCAGTGTCGGGGGAACCTCTGACTTGACATTCTCCTTCgccacatgacaaaaaaaatatataccagACCCTATGGTGACTAAATATGATGCAGAGACTCACTCTGACCTGgtaaactgcagctctgataGATTCTGCTGCTTGAGGAGAAGACTCCTGTAAGGACAGTTTCCGGTCCAGAACTTTGAGTGTTCCCAAATATTTTGACTCCACCTTTCTGGAGCATGCACTCTGAGACCTCTCAGTGGTCTTAGAGTGAGAACTGGAAGTCctaatgccagaaaaaaaaatggccaaTTACTTATTCAGTTTCCTTTATGCAGCAACATTAGTAAAGCCTGCTTCACTCACTTGGTGTCAAAGGATTTTTCAGGGGCATGAGAGCTTTGATCTGAGGGATCTCCTGCATGTGCCTAAGAGGGAaattcaatcaaatcaaatataaGTGTAACAAAAAATTATCCATGACAGCCATGCTAGATAAAGCACAGATTGACTTACATTAAATTCTTCAAATGATGAAGAATAGGGTCTCCCTTGCTCCTTGCTATCATCGGATATAAAGCcttctaaaacaataaatcaaatgtcaGCTGGAAGAGTGAGTTGTATCACTGATTTAACACTGCAGAGTGTGTCAGTACTTACCTCTGGAACCAGAATCAAACGTAGACCTGGTGACAAGTTGTGACTGTTCACTCTTATTTGAAAATGACTTGCTGGGGCTACATGAAGCTGTCTGGTCTCCATCTGTCCACTGCaattaacaacacaaaaattaaCCGCTGTTTCCTAGAAATTACTTCTGTATCACAAAAAAGCACGTTGGTCAACACTGGGTGtcttaaatgtactttttaaatatataattctgttttttcaaCCCTAGGTGGAAGAAAATTATCAAACGATTATCATCCTacaaatatttatgaattagGCGAATGAgcattacatgaaaaaaaaaatgagggaAAACTACAAATTATGTAATTCTTACTGCTATGTTGCTGGATGCATCAGTTGAGAACGGAATGGACATAGACGATGTTTGGGGTCTGCTGAAATCCTGAAATTCACTTTCCTCCTCCGTTTTCTTCTGTGAGATGTGTGACTTCAGCCCAAGCGTTCTTTGCCGAGGTTTGGGTTTCGGTGGCTCCATCTCTGGAACACTGTCTGATTAGTC carries:
- the map9 gene encoding microtubule-associated protein 9, which encodes MMTDHEVRTLAYAKSPKTSKRTTFQDELQAAVSSRASKANAQQHFYFDAINDDKDDFLDKLLKSRKKRIDAFKAGRSKATFNTFELSDEEDKPTKPKKVSFLKSHRSSSNSKDTSASEPHESPNDGNVHNDGNVHNDGNVHNEASLYPQNSINVNAENSQINPSSEKPTNGPLTKQTSSLPCKTSDDSLSLPLPSDGSVVETPGPEEDKTNPGVEETSETPPESGHHLCNTVSTDSVPEMEPPKPKPRQRTLGLKSHISQKKTEEESEFQDFSRPQTSSMSIPFSTDASSNIAWTDGDQTASCSPSKSFSNKSEQSQLVTRSTFDSGSREGFISDDSKEQGRPYSSSFEEFNAHAGDPSDQSSHAPEKSFDTKTSSSHSKTTERSQSACSRKVESKYLGTLKVLDRKLSLQESSPQAAESIRAAVYQEWLKKKKEKSRENMQLKKKEERMKEQQKKDRESKKEDANASFEAWKEKKAESLKAEAKKRQNMIRKQQREGEEKEEKRQSAKQVFENWKREHDQLLRDRNRKQKVDESKQKLKKQEKEEERQRESKSAFSDWCDKKKDVLHEKLKREREEMKTKAEEELYLKEEKDKMAIETFENWLIKKDREQRRRKDERVIQEILRDSPPPWSPPNKTIPFGK